The [Actinobacillus] rossii genome contains a region encoding:
- the uppS gene encoding undecaprenyl diphosphate synthase — MNELNPNNIPKHVAIIMDGNGRWAKQQGKMRVFGHTNGVKAVRKSVSYARQIGVQSLTLYAFSSENWNRPEAEVSALMTLFMQALDHEVNKLHKNNIKLLILGDKSKFSEKLQEKITKAEKLTENNTALTVNIAANYGGCWDIVQATKHLANQVKSGELTIDQINEELFQKSLVTKEQAPVDLLIRTSGEQRISNFLLWQIAYAELYFTDVLWPDFNEEEFNRAIFAFQQRERRFGGSE, encoded by the coding sequence ATGAACGAACTCAATCCCAATAATATTCCCAAACACGTTGCGATTATTATGGATGGCAACGGTCGGTGGGCCAAGCAGCAGGGCAAAATGCGTGTGTTTGGTCATACAAACGGCGTTAAAGCTGTACGTAAGTCAGTATCTTATGCGCGTCAAATTGGCGTTCAATCGCTTACATTGTATGCCTTTAGTAGCGAAAACTGGAATCGCCCTGAAGCAGAAGTTTCTGCGTTAATGACTTTGTTTATGCAAGCCCTTGATCACGAAGTGAATAAATTGCATAAGAACAATATTAAATTATTGATCTTAGGCGATAAATCTAAGTTTAGTGAAAAACTGCAGGAAAAAATCACTAAGGCGGAAAAATTAACCGAAAATAATACCGCACTTACCGTGAATATTGCAGCAAATTATGGTGGCTGTTGGGACATTGTACAAGCAACGAAACATTTAGCTAACCAAGTAAAATCTGGAGAATTAACAATAGACCAGATAAATGAAGAACTTTTCCAAAAGAGTTTGGTCACAAAAGAGCAAGCACCTGTGGATTTATTGATTCGTACGAGCGGGGAACAGCGCATTAGTAATTTTTTGTTATGGCAAATCGCCTATGCAGAACTGTATTTTACAGATGTACTTTGGCCTGATTTTAACGAAGAAGAATTTAATCGAGCAATTTTTGCTTTTCAACAACGTGAGCGCCGTTTTGGCGGGTCAGAATAA
- the cdsA gene encoding phosphatidate cytidylyltransferase, with protein MLKERVLSAIVLIAVVFAALFLFSPFYFALAIGAVATLGVWEWTQFARFKQFVWRFVITAVAGAFVFLWIFSEADYLNAGRVFQSHAEPILLGAVIWWIVAFFLVISYPKSAKLWGRSPILQAIFAFHTLVPFIVGVLSLRLDNYVADALHGVQLLLYVFILVWAADSGAYFVGRALGKHKLAPKVSPGKTWEGVIGGVFTAAVLAFLFINFAGENLFVHGNIQSLTALSAATVVISVLGDLTESMFKRESGIKDSSNLIPGHGGILDRIDSLTAAVPFFSYFYFFVL; from the coding sequence TTGCTTAAAGAGCGTGTTTTATCTGCGATTGTCTTAATTGCTGTGGTTTTTGCCGCATTATTTTTGTTCTCACCTTTTTACTTCGCCTTAGCTATTGGAGCAGTCGCGACTCTTGGTGTATGGGAATGGACACAATTTGCGCGTTTTAAACAATTTGTTTGGCGTTTTGTGATTACTGCGGTGGCAGGTGCTTTTGTGTTTTTATGGATTTTCAGTGAAGCGGACTATTTAAATGCAGGGCGAGTATTTCAATCGCATGCCGAACCTATTCTATTAGGTGCTGTGATTTGGTGGATAGTCGCTTTTTTCCTTGTTATTTCCTATCCGAAGTCAGCAAAATTGTGGGGAAGATCGCCGATTTTACAAGCCATTTTTGCTTTCCATACTCTTGTGCCTTTTATTGTTGGTGTCTTAAGTTTGCGCTTAGATAACTACGTTGCAGACGCGTTGCATGGTGTACAATTATTACTTTATGTTTTTATTTTAGTTTGGGCGGCTGACAGTGGCGCTTATTTTGTGGGACGTGCTTTAGGTAAACATAAATTAGCACCCAAAGTATCTCCGGGAAAAACCTGGGAAGGCGTAATAGGTGGCGTATTCACAGCCGCAGTTCTTGCATTTTTATTTATTAATTTTGCGGGTGAAAACTTATTTGTTCACGGAAATATCCAAAGTTTAACCGCACTTTCAGCCGCAACCGTTGTTATTTCAGTACTTGGTGATCTAACAGAAAGTATGTTTAAACGTGAAAGTGGTATTAAAGACAGCAGTAATCTCATTCCAGGTCATGGCGGTATTTTGGATCGTATTGATAGCTTAACCGCAGCAGTTCCATTTTTTAGTTATTTCTATTTCTTTGTTTTATAA
- the rseP gene encoding putative membrane-associated zinc metalloprotease, producing the protein MSFLWSLVSFIIVIGVLVSVHEFGHFWAARKCGVKVHRFSIGFGKVLWKRNDKLGTEFAVSAIPLGGYVKMLDERTEEVPVELKYQSFNSKSVLQRAFIIVAGPLANFIFAILAYWVIFVVGMPSVKPVISEVKPNSIAAIAQLEPNSQILAVDGTDTADWESINLLLASKLGNDHLTLTVTPFGEHCMQEKILDLRNWSFDPEKETSFGSLGIKPVSNKIKNILTNVVNDSPAERAGLQVGDTLLRLNGQDIDWQTLVERIQQGGTLDLQVQRNGDTLNVTLQPEMKDGRYFAGLAPTVEPLNEIYRTELKYDILDALWKGVEKTWQLSALTVKVIGKLFTGDLSLSNLSGPISIAKGAGMSSSFGLVSFLSFMALISVNLGIMNLFPLPVLDGGHLMFLVAEGIKGKPVSERVQELCYRVGAALLLTLTVFALFNDFLRL; encoded by the coding sequence ATGTCCTTTTTATGGTCGCTTGTTTCATTTATTATTGTTATTGGCGTATTAGTTTCTGTCCATGAGTTTGGACACTTTTGGGCGGCGCGAAAGTGCGGTGTAAAAGTGCATCGTTTTTCCATTGGTTTTGGTAAAGTGTTATGGAAACGTAACGATAAGCTTGGCACCGAGTTTGCAGTCTCTGCCATTCCTTTGGGCGGTTATGTCAAAATGCTTGATGAGCGCACAGAAGAAGTGCCGGTTGAGTTGAAATATCAATCTTTTAATAGTAAGTCAGTGTTGCAACGTGCTTTTATTATTGTCGCCGGCCCTTTAGCTAATTTTATTTTTGCAATCTTAGCTTATTGGGTTATTTTCGTCGTGGGTATGCCGAGTGTCAAACCTGTTATTTCAGAAGTGAAACCGAATTCTATTGCCGCAATAGCACAACTTGAGCCTAATTCACAAATTTTAGCTGTAGATGGAACAGATACTGCAGATTGGGAAAGTATTAACCTGTTACTTGCAAGTAAATTGGGTAATGACCATTTAACGCTGACGGTAACACCGTTTGGTGAACATTGCATGCAAGAGAAAATTCTTGATTTACGTAATTGGTCATTTGATCCCGAAAAAGAAACTTCATTTGGTTCTTTAGGGATTAAGCCTGTTTCGAACAAAATTAAGAATATTTTGACAAATGTAGTTAACGATTCTCCTGCCGAAAGAGCAGGATTGCAAGTGGGTGATACGCTGTTGCGTTTGAATGGTCAAGATATTGACTGGCAAACGTTGGTTGAACGTATTCAGCAGGGTGGCACTTTAGATTTACAAGTACAGCGTAATGGTGACACATTAAATGTAACCTTGCAGCCGGAAATGAAAGATGGACGTTATTTCGCGGGTCTTGCGCCAACGGTCGAACCATTGAATGAAATCTACCGTACAGAATTAAAATATGATATTCTTGATGCTTTGTGGAAAGGCGTTGAGAAAACATGGCAACTTTCAGCCTTAACCGTAAAAGTCATTGGTAAATTATTTACGGGTGATTTATCGTTGAGTAATTTAAGTGGCCCTATTTCCATTGCTAAAGGCGCTGGTATGTCATCAAGTTTTGGTTTAGTTTCATTCTTAAGCTTTATGGCGTTAATTAGTGTTAACCTTGGCATTATGAATTTATTTCCGTTGCCGGTGTTAGATGGTGGGCATTTGATGTTCTTGGTAGCGGAAGGGATCAAAGGCAAACCTGTTTCAGAACGAGTACAAGAATTGTGTTATCGCGTTGGTGCAGCATTGTTATTGACGTTGACTGTTTTTGCTTTATTTAATGATTTTTTACGTTTGTAA
- the yaeT gene encoding surface antigen (D15), producing the protein MKKLLIASLLFGSASAYAAPFVVQDIRVDGVQAGSEGKVLAGLPVQVGKRATDADISNVVRTLYKRGYQNVQAARDGNVLVISVMQLPVIADVVISGNSSIPTDALKENLNNNGFKVGDVLDRAKLNAFAESLKAHYASVGRYNAIVEPVVNSLPNNRAEVKINIKENDVAKLKELSFEGNEVFDDSRLADQMELSTDAWWKLFGAKFTQEQFGKDLESLTQYYQDRGYPKAQITGTDVQLNDEKTEARVKVTVNEGDLYTVNSARIVGNVGGMQNELQPLLSGIRLHDTFRRAEITDVEDAIKTKLAEQGYATAQVNVSPEFDDVNKTVAITYVVDAGRRYSVRQIRFEGNTVSADSTLRQEMRQQEGSWLSSQLIELGKTRLDRTGFFETVEYRNEPVQGSDDEVDVVYKVKERNTGSINFGIGYGTESGFSYQASIKQDNFLGMGSSISLSGARNDYGTSVDLGYNEPYFTKDGVSLGGNVFYQTYDNTDTDDNVASYKRTTYGVNLTLGFPVNENNSYYIGTGYAYNKLKNVSPEYTRELYYNSMEFKDWTFKTHDFTVSAGWIYNSLNRGYFPTKGVKATVGGTVTTPGSDNRFYKLSSEIQAYYPLNREQTWVLAGKASAAYANGLNGKRLPFYQLYNLGGIGTIRGFSYGGFGPQAIYKIYKKSQGEYRISNDVIGGNAMATASMELIVPTPFVADKNQNSVRTSLFVDAASLWNTKWSDADKAKFPSAPDYGDPSRIRASAGVAFQWQSPIGPLVFSYAKPIKKYEEDDVEQFQFSIGGTF; encoded by the coding sequence ATGAAAAAACTCTTAATTGCTAGTTTATTATTTGGTTCAGCGAGTGCTTATGCAGCACCATTCGTTGTACAGGACATTCGTGTGGACGGCGTTCAAGCTGGTTCTGAAGGTAAAGTGCTTGCTGGTTTGCCTGTTCAAGTGGGCAAACGTGCTACGGATGCCGATATTTCCAATGTTGTTCGTACGCTTTATAAGCGTGGTTATCAAAATGTGCAAGCGGCACGTGATGGAAATGTCTTAGTGATTTCGGTGATGCAATTACCTGTTATTGCTGATGTGGTGATTTCAGGGAATAGCAGTATTCCAACGGATGCATTGAAAGAAAACTTAAATAATAATGGTTTTAAAGTCGGTGATGTGCTAGATCGCGCAAAATTAAACGCGTTTGCAGAAAGTTTAAAAGCACACTATGCATCTGTGGGGCGTTACAATGCAATAGTTGAGCCTGTAGTGAATTCGTTACCAAATAATCGCGCCGAAGTAAAAATCAATATCAAAGAAAATGATGTGGCGAAATTAAAAGAATTATCTTTTGAAGGTAATGAAGTTTTTGATGATTCTCGTTTAGCCGATCAAATGGAACTTTCAACAGATGCTTGGTGGAAGTTATTTGGTGCGAAATTTACGCAAGAACAATTTGGTAAAGATTTAGAGTCGTTAACACAGTATTATCAAGATCGTGGTTATCCAAAAGCACAAATTACAGGTACGGATGTTCAGTTAAATGATGAGAAAACAGAAGCCCGTGTCAAAGTAACCGTGAATGAAGGTGACTTATATACGGTAAATAGTGCTCGTATCGTAGGTAATGTGGGTGGTATGCAAAATGAATTACAACCACTATTAAGCGGTATTCGTTTACATGATACTTTCCGCCGTGCAGAAATTACAGATGTTGAAGATGCAATTAAAACAAAATTGGCTGAGCAAGGCTATGCAACTGCACAAGTCAATGTATCACCTGAGTTTGATGATGTGAATAAAACGGTAGCTATTACGTATGTAGTTGATGCGGGTCGTCGTTATTCTGTTCGTCAAATTCGTTTTGAAGGTAATACGGTCAGTGCCGATAGCACATTACGTCAAGAAATGCGTCAACAAGAAGGCTCTTGGTTGTCATCGCAGTTAATTGAATTAGGTAAAACTCGTTTAGATCGTACAGGGTTCTTTGAAACAGTAGAATATCGTAACGAACCTGTTCAAGGCTCTGATGATGAAGTTGATGTAGTTTATAAAGTGAAAGAACGTAATACAGGGAGTATTAACTTTGGTATTGGTTATGGTACAGAGAGTGGGTTTAGTTACCAAGCCAGCATTAAACAAGATAATTTCTTGGGTATGGGTTCTTCAATCAGCTTATCTGGTGCGCGTAACGACTATGGTACAAGTGTTGATTTAGGTTATAACGAACCGTATTTTACGAAAGATGGGGTGAGCCTTGGCGGTAATGTATTCTATCAAACCTATGATAATACAGACACAGACGATAACGTGGCATCTTATAAACGTACTACTTATGGGGTGAATTTAACTTTAGGTTTCCCAGTAAATGAAAACAACTCGTACTATATTGGTACAGGTTATGCTTATAACAAGTTAAAAAATGTGAGCCCAGAATATACCCGTGAACTCTACTATAACTCTATGGAGTTTAAGGATTGGACGTTTAAAACGCATGATTTCACTGTTTCAGCGGGTTGGATTTATAATAGTTTAAATCGTGGCTATTTCCCTACTAAAGGTGTGAAAGCGACTGTGGGTGGTACAGTAACTACACCAGGTTCTGATAACCGTTTCTATAAGTTAAGTTCAGAAATTCAAGCTTATTATCCATTGAATCGTGAACAAACTTGGGTGCTAGCAGGTAAAGCAAGTGCGGCTTATGCGAATGGGTTAAATGGTAAACGTTTACCATTTTATCAACTTTATAACTTAGGTGGTATTGGTACTATTCGTGGATTCTCGTATGGTGGTTTTGGTCCACAAGCGATCTATAAGATCTATAAAAAGTCACAAGGCGAATACAGAATCAGTAACGATGTGATTGGTGGTAATGCAATGGCAACAGCAAGTATGGAACTTATCGTACCAACGCCATTTGTAGCAGATAAAAACCAAAATAGCGTACGTACATCATTATTTGTGGATGCTGCAAGCTTGTGGAATACAAAATGGTCTGACGCAGACAAAGCCAAATTCCCTAGCGCACCAGATTATGGTGATCCAAGTCGCATTCGTGCTTCTGCTGGTGTTGCATTCCAATGGCAATCGCCAATTGGTCCATTAGTTTTCTCGTATGCTAAACCGATCAAAAAATATGAAGAAGATGATGTGGAACAATTCCAATTTAGTATTGGTGGTACATTCTAA
- a CDS encoding outer membrane chaperone Skp: MKNIAKATALSLALAFASASAMAEENIAFVNAAVVFQNHPEREAIGKTLEKQFKADADKLAASKKTIDGKIASLKKEAKDLRSADIKKREDEINKLMRTHDENARKFQQNAAKAEREETAKLLESIQDVTNKMAKEKGYTYVLDANSVVYAAEGKDITEDVLKAVGGKLPEAPKAEEKKAQ; encoded by the coding sequence ATGAAAAATATCGCAAAAGCAACCGCACTTTCTTTAGCATTAGCCTTCGCATCAGCATCAGCAATGGCAGAAGAAAATATCGCATTCGTTAATGCTGCTGTCGTGTTCCAAAACCACCCAGAGCGCGAAGCTATTGGTAAAACATTAGAAAAACAATTTAAAGCGGATGCTGATAAACTTGCAGCGAGCAAAAAAACAATTGATGGTAAAATTGCTTCATTGAAAAAAGAAGCAAAAGATTTACGTAGCGCAGATATCAAAAAACGCGAAGATGAAATCAATAAATTGATGCGTACACATGATGAAAATGCACGTAAATTCCAACAAAATGCAGCAAAAGCAGAACGTGAAGAAACGGCTAAATTATTAGAGTCTATCCAAGATGTCACTAATAAAATGGCAAAAGAAAAAGGTTACACCTATGTTCTTGATGCAAACTCTGTCGTTTATGCAGCTGAGGGTAAAGACATTACTGAAGATGTATTGAAAGCAGTAGGTGGCAAATTACCAGAAGCGCCTAAAGCTGAAGAGAAAAAAGCACAATAA
- the lpxD gene encoding UDP-3-O-[3-hydroxymyristoyl] glucosamine N-acyltransferase produces MRSYTLKELAEQVGGAIRGNADVVVSAIAPLDRAGTNQLTFISNVKYRPYLSQAQASILVVSEADVEFCANNANLLIVQNPYVAYAILAQYMDSTPKAASDIAPSAVISASVSLGDNVSVGANAVIEDGAVIGDHAVIGAGCFIGKNAKIGKNTQLWANVSVYHEVQIGDDCLIQSGAVIGSDGFGYANERGKWIKIPQTGRVMIGNRVEIGACTCIDRGALDDTVIEDNVIIDNLCQIAHNVHIGTGTAVAGGVIMAGSLKVGRYCQIGGASVINGHMEICDQAIITGMSMIMQPITEKGIYSSGIPAQPNKEWRKTAALTMGIDKMNKRLKALEKKLA; encoded by the coding sequence ATGCGTTCTTATACTTTAAAAGAATTAGCAGAACAAGTCGGCGGTGCCATTCGTGGCAACGCCGATGTTGTTGTTAGCGCTATTGCCCCTCTAGATCGTGCCGGCACCAATCAACTGACATTTATTTCCAATGTTAAATACCGCCCATATCTTTCACAAGCGCAAGCAAGTATTTTGGTTGTATCGGAAGCAGACGTAGAATTTTGTGCGAACAATGCGAATTTATTGATCGTACAAAATCCTTATGTGGCTTATGCGATCTTAGCACAATATATGGACAGCACACCAAAAGCGGCATCGGATATTGCACCCAGTGCGGTGATTTCTGCGAGTGTTTCTTTGGGTGATAATGTGTCGGTTGGTGCGAATGCAGTGATCGAAGATGGCGCAGTGATCGGTGATCATGCTGTGATTGGCGCGGGCTGTTTTATTGGTAAAAATGCAAAAATCGGTAAAAATACCCAACTTTGGGCGAATGTGAGTGTTTATCATGAAGTACAGATCGGCGATGATTGTTTAATTCAATCAGGTGCGGTGATTGGTAGCGATGGTTTTGGTTATGCCAATGAACGTGGAAAGTGGATTAAAATTCCACAAACTGGTCGTGTGATGATTGGTAACCGAGTAGAAATTGGCGCGTGTACTTGTATTGACCGTGGTGCTTTAGATGATACCGTGATTGAAGATAATGTGATTATCGACAATCTTTGCCAAATCGCCCATAACGTACATATCGGTACAGGTACAGCGGTTGCTGGCGGTGTGATTATGGCGGGTAGCCTTAAAGTGGGGCGTTATTGCCAAATTGGTGGTGCCAGTGTAATCAATGGTCATATGGAAATTTGTGACCAAGCTATCATTACTGGAATGAGCATGATTATGCAACCTATCACGGAAAAAGGCATTTATTCTTCAGGTATTCCTGCACAGCCAAATAAAGAATGGCGTAAAACAGCGGCGCTGACTATGGGAATTGATAAGATGAATAAGCGTCTTAAAGCGCTCGAGAAAAAGCTAGCTTAA
- the miaB gene encoding (dimethylallyl)adenosine tRNA methylthiotransferase has protein sequence MTQKLHITTWGCQMNEYDSSKMADLLLSTHGLELTDNPEDADVLLLNTCSIREKAQEKVFSQLGRWKTWKKEKPHLIIGVGGCVASQEGEHIRERAPFVDIIFGPQTLHRLPEMINQIRGGKSSIVDISFPEIEKFDCLPEPKAEGPTAFVSIMEGCNKYCTYCVVPYTRGEEVSRPLDDVLFEIAQLAEQGVREINLLGQNVNAYRGPTHDGGICSFAELLRLVAAIDGIDRLRFTTSHPIEFTDDIIDVYADTPELVSFLHLPVQAGSDRILTMMKRGHTALEYKSIIRKLRKVRPNIQISSDFIVGFPGETNEEFEETMNLIAQVNFDMSYSFVYSARPGTPAADMPDDVSEEEKKQRLALLQQRINNQALQFSRAMLGTEQRILVEGPSKKDIMELTGRTENNRIVNFKGTPDMIGKFVDIKITDVYSNSLRGDVVRTEDEMGLRVAQSPQTVMQRTRKEDELGVGKFTL, from the coding sequence ATGACGCAAAAATTACATATCACTACTTGGGGTTGTCAAATGAATGAGTATGACTCATCAAAAATGGCCGATCTTTTACTATCAACACATGGTTTAGAATTAACGGATAACCCAGAAGATGCCGACGTGTTATTGCTTAATACCTGCTCAATTCGTGAGAAAGCACAAGAAAAAGTCTTTTCACAATTAGGTCGTTGGAAAACCTGGAAAAAAGAGAAACCACATTTAATTATTGGCGTAGGTGGTTGTGTTGCATCACAAGAAGGTGAACATATCCGAGAACGAGCACCATTTGTCGATATTATTTTTGGACCACAGACTTTACATCGTTTGCCCGAAATGATTAATCAAATTCGTGGTGGCAAAAGTTCGATTGTCGATATTAGTTTCCCTGAAATTGAAAAGTTTGATTGTTTGCCGGAGCCTAAAGCGGAAGGTCCAACTGCATTCGTTTCAATTATGGAAGGCTGTAACAAATATTGCACTTATTGTGTGGTCCCTTATACCCGTGGTGAAGAAGTCAGTCGTCCCCTTGATGATGTATTATTTGAAATTGCACAACTCGCCGAACAAGGTGTACGTGAAATTAACTTGCTTGGACAAAATGTGAATGCTTATCGCGGGCCAACTCATGATGGTGGTATTTGTTCATTTGCTGAATTATTACGTTTGGTTGCGGCGATTGACGGTATCGATCGTTTGCGTTTTACTACAAGTCATCCTATTGAATTTACGGATGATATTATTGATGTTTACGCTGATACACCAGAGCTCGTCAGTTTCTTACATTTACCTGTCCAAGCTGGTTCAGATCGCATTTTGACGATGATGAAACGTGGTCATACGGCATTAGAGTATAAATCTATTATCCGTAAATTACGTAAAGTGCGCCCGAATATTCAAATTAGTTCCGATTTCATTGTGGGTTTCCCTGGCGAAACGAATGAAGAATTTGAAGAAACGATGAATCTCATTGCGCAAGTGAATTTTGATATGAGCTATAGCTTTGTCTATTCTGCACGTCCTGGTACACCAGCAGCAGATATGCCTGATGATGTTAGCGAAGAAGAGAAAAAACAACGTTTAGCGTTATTACAACAACGTATTAATAATCAGGCGTTACAATTCAGTCGTGCAATGTTGGGCACAGAGCAACGTATTTTAGTGGAAGGACCGTCTAAGAAAGATATTATGGAATTAACGGGGCGTACTGAAAATAATCGTATCGTTAATTTCAAAGGCACACCTGATATGATTGGTAAATTCGTAGATATTAAAATTACGGATGTGTATTCCAATTCATTACGCGGAGATGTTGTTCGCACAGAAGATGAAATGGGCTTGCGTGTAGCGCAGTCGCCACAAACTGTGATGCAGCGTACGCGTAAAGAGGATGAATTAGGTGTAGGGAAATTCACCTTATAA
- the glnP gene encoding polar amino acid ABC transporter inner membrane subunit: MNWQYVWEAIPRFIDATVLTLHLSLWSIILSIIIGVLCAVVLVYKVRGLQWLVRAYIELSRNTPLLIQVFFLYFGLSKVGVKLDGFTCGIIGLAFLGGSYMAEAVRAGLEAVSKGQIESALSIGLTPVQAFRYVIFPQAFAISTPSIGANCLFLMKETSIISAVAVAELMFLAKDIIGMDYKTNEALFLLVVFYLIILLPVSIYIRVLERRLRQAKYGA, translated from the coding sequence ATGAATTGGCAGTATGTGTGGGAAGCGATCCCCCGATTTATTGATGCAACTGTATTAACACTACATTTATCCCTGTGGAGTATTATTTTATCCATTATTATTGGCGTGCTTTGCGCCGTGGTATTAGTGTATAAAGTGCGTGGTTTGCAATGGTTGGTAAGAGCTTACATTGAACTTTCACGTAATACGCCACTTTTGATTCAAGTCTTTTTCTTGTATTTCGGTTTATCTAAAGTTGGTGTTAAATTAGATGGTTTTACTTGCGGTATTATTGGGCTGGCTTTTCTCGGTGGTAGCTATATGGCAGAAGCCGTTCGAGCTGGTCTCGAGGCGGTTTCTAAGGGACAAATTGAGAGTGCTTTAAGCATTGGACTCACACCAGTACAAGCTTTCCGTTATGTGATTTTTCCGCAAGCCTTTGCTATTTCCACACCATCTATTGGTGCAAATTGTTTATTTTTAATGAAAGAAACGTCTATTATCAGTGCTGTTGCTGTGGCAGAACTGATGTTTTTGGCAAAAGATATTATTGGAATGGATTACAAAACCAATGAAGCGCTCTTTTTATTAGTGGTGTTCTATTTAATTATCTTATTGCCCGTATCAATTTATATCCGCGTACTTGAACGCCGTTTACGCCAAGCAAAATATGGAGCCTAA
- the yecS gene encoding polar amino acid ABC transporter inner membrane subunit, with the protein MGLSILFQGSNLERLLGGLGVTAQIAFISVFFACILGVIMGVIMTSKNKVVHFLCQFYLEVVRIIPLLVILFLVYFGFAKWFGAHLDGVWVCIIVFIFWGTAEMGDLVRGALTSIEKHQIESAYALGLTKTQTFIYILLPQSLKRVTPGAINLFTRMVKTSSLAMLIGVLEVIKVGQQIIETSLFTDPSAALWIYGVIFALYFAICYPLSLFSKYLESRWEN; encoded by the coding sequence ATGGGATTAAGTATTCTTTTTCAAGGCTCTAATTTAGAGCGTTTACTCGGCGGTTTAGGTGTTACAGCGCAAATCGCCTTTATCTCCGTTTTTTTCGCCTGTATTTTGGGCGTGATTATGGGCGTCATCATGACAAGTAAAAATAAAGTGGTACATTTTTTATGTCAATTTTATTTGGAAGTCGTGCGTATTATTCCGTTGTTGGTTATTTTATTCTTAGTCTATTTTGGCTTCGCCAAGTGGTTTGGGGCACATCTTGACGGGGTGTGGGTGTGTATTATTGTCTTCATCTTTTGGGGCACCGCCGAAATGGGAGATTTAGTGCGTGGTGCATTAACTTCCATTGAAAAACACCAAATAGAATCTGCTTATGCACTTGGTTTAACGAAAACACAAACCTTTATTTATATTTTATTACCACAAAGTTTAAAACGCGTTACCCCGGGTGCAATAAACTTATTTACTCGGATGGTGAAAACCAGTTCATTGGCAATGTTAATTGGCGTATTAGAAGTGATTAAAGTTGGGCAGCAGATTATCGAAACGTCCTTGTTTACCGATCCGTCTGCGGCACTTTGGATTTATGGTGTTATCTTCGCATTATATTTTGCGATTTGTTATCCGCTTTCCTTATTTTCAAAATATTTGGAAAGTCGTTGGGAAAATTAG
- the artM_2 gene encoding ABC transporter-like protein, producing the protein MALLEIKKLVKNYGNVTALHGIDLSVKKGEVVVILGPSGCGKSTLLRCINGLEDIKSGQLILEGKGKLGTDIPWVSARQHIGMVFQSYELFSHMSVIDNILLGPLKVQKRKREDVEKQADELLKRVGLYERKNAFPRELSGGQKQRIAIVRSLCMNPEIMLFDEVTAALDPEMVREVLDVILGLARDGMTMLIVTHEMGFARQVADRIIFMDKGEIVEQADPEDFFVNPATDRAKAFLNILNYEPRGTDFLENI; encoded by the coding sequence ATGGCATTGTTAGAAATTAAAAAATTAGTCAAAAATTACGGAAATGTTACCGCACTTCATGGCATTGATTTATCGGTGAAAAAAGGCGAAGTTGTCGTTATTCTTGGGCCTTCAGGCTGTGGGAAAAGTACCTTATTGCGTTGTATTAATGGATTGGAAGACATTAAAAGTGGTCAATTAATTTTAGAAGGAAAGGGAAAGTTAGGTACAGATATTCCATGGGTGAGCGCTCGCCAACATATTGGTATGGTGTTCCAAAGTTATGAACTTTTTTCTCATATGTCAGTGATTGATAATATTCTACTTGGACCATTAAAAGTACAAAAACGTAAACGCGAAGACGTAGAAAAACAAGCAGATGAATTGTTAAAACGCGTTGGCTTATATGAACGTAAAAATGCTTTCCCAAGAGAGCTTTCCGGCGGACAAAAACAACGTATTGCGATTGTCCGTTCACTTTGTATGAATCCAGAAATTATGTTGTTTGATGAAGTGACTGCTGCGCTTGATCCAGAAATGGTCCGTGAAGTATTAGACGTGATATTAGGTTTGGCAAGGGACGGAATGACGATGTTGATCGTGACCCATGAAATGGGGTTTGCGCGTCAAGTGGCAGATCGTATTATTTTTATGGATAAAGGCGAAATTGTTGAACAAGCTGATCCTGAAGATTTCTTTGTTAATCCAGCCACAGATCGGGCAAAAGCGTTCCTAAACATTTTGAATTATGAACCTCGTGGTACTGATTTCTTGGAAAATATTTAA